One window from the genome of Cucumis melo cultivar AY chromosome 12, USDA_Cmelo_AY_1.0, whole genome shotgun sequence encodes:
- the LOC103501280 gene encoding laccase-1, producing the protein MTMKSLSQQCRMMLLVIFISILLAGFVPFSFASPVIRRFQFNVEWKKVTRLCHTKQLLTVNGQYPGPTIAVHEGDTVEIKVNNCINENTTIHWHGVKQLRTGWADGPAYITQCPIRSGESYTYKFSVIDQRGTLWWHAHYSWQRASVHGAFIIYPRMPYPFSTFPIEAGIPLIFGEWWNGDVEEVENEMLKSGGGPNNSDAYTINGLPGPLYPCSSRDTFISTVERGKTYLLRVINGALNDELFFAIANHTLTVVEIDAAYTKPFNTTAIMIAPGQTTTLLLNTDQIQIPDHSSGILFPMAITPYVTSSFPFNNSTSIGFLRYKSRKMNKLKRKTKFPSNQIPENLPDMKDTAFATAFSNKLRSLNSPLYPCNVPKTVHKRVFVTISLNLQNCPSRKSCKGLNGKRFFASMNNQSFIRPDSSILESHYRKIATNSYSTDFPEKPITVFDYTGVNPLTKNMNTEFGTKLLAVPYGTNLEIVFQGTNFLSVENHPIHVHGHNFFVVGRGFGNFNAGRDPAKYNLVDPPERNTVAVPRGGWAAIRIKADNPGVWFIHCHLEEHTSWGLAMGLIVRNGAGDSKSLLPPPDDLPLC; encoded by the exons ATGACAATGAAGAGCCTCAGCCAGCAGTGTCGGATGATGTTGCTTGTCATATTCATAAGCATCCTCCTTGCTGGTTTTGTGCCATTCAGCTTTGCTTCTCCTGTCATTCGACGATTTCAGTTTAAT GTGGAGTGGAAGAAGGTGACAAGATTGTGCCATACAAAGCAACTTCTAACTGTGAATGGACAGTATCCAGGGCCAACCATTGCAGTTCATGAAGGTGATACAGTCGAAATCAAGGTCAATAATTGCATAAATGAAAACACAACTATTCATTG GCATGGGGTCAAGCAATTAAGAACAGGATGGGCAGATGGTCCGGCTTACATAACACAGTGTCCTATAAGATCAGGAGAATCATACACATACAAATTCTCAGTGATTGACCAAAGAGGGACACTGTGGTGGCACGCACATTACTCATGGCAACGTGCTTCTGTGCATGGTGCCTTCATCATTTACCCTCGCATGCCTTACCCATTCTCCACTTTTCCAATTGAAGCTGGGATTCCTCTTATTTTTG GTGAATGGTGGAATGGGGATGTggaagaagttgaaaatgagATGCTAAAATCTGGAGGTGGACCTAACAATTCTGATGCCTATACCATTAATGGCTTGCCGGGACCTCTTTATCCTTGCTCTAGCAGAG ATACATTCATTTCAACAGTAGAAAGGGGGAAAACTTACCTGCTGAGAGTAATTAATGGAGCACTCAACGATGAACTTTTCTTTGCCATAGCCAACCATACATTGACAGTGGTGGAGATTGATGCTGCATACACAAAACCCTTCAATACCACAGCCATTATGATAGCTCCCGGCCAAACCACCACTCTTCTACTCAATACAGATCAAATTCAAATTCCAGACCACTCCTCTGGAATCCTCTTCCCAATGGCAATCACACCCTATGTAACTTCAAGTTTCCCCTTCAACAACTCCACCTCCATTGGCTTCTTAAGATACAAGAGCAGGAAAATGAATAAACTTAAACGAAAAACAAAATTCCCATCTAATCAAATACCTGAAAACCTCCCCGATATGAAGGATACAGCCTTTGCCACTGCATTTTCCAACAAACTCCGTAGCCTTAATTCTCCCCTGTACCCTTGTAATGTTCCTAAAACAGTTCACAAAAGAGTGTTCGTTACCATAAGCCTCAATCTCCAGAACTGCCCATCTAGGAAATCCTGCAAGGGTTTGAACGGAAAGAGATTTTTCGCTTCTATGAACAATCAATCCTTCATTCGACCGGATTCGTCCATATTGGAATCCCATTATAGAAAAATCGCTACCAATTCGTACTCCACTGATTTTCCAGAAAAACCCATCACGGTTTTTGATTATACTGGCGTAAACCCATTAACCAAAAACATGAACACAGAATTTGGGACAAAGCTTTTGGCGGTTCCATATGGAACAAATCTGGAAATCGTGTTTCAGGGCACGAATTTTCTTAGTGTGGAGAATCATCCGATCCATGTTCATGGGCACAATTTCTTCGTTGTAGGCAGGGGATTTGGGAATTTCAACGCGGGTAGGGATCCGGCGAAGTACAATCTGGTTGATCCACCGGAAAGAAACACGGTGGCGGTGCCGAGGGGAGGGTGGGCAGCGATCAGAATTAAGGCGGATAATCCTGGAGTTTGGTTTATACATTGTCATCTTGAAGAACATACTTCATGGGGACTTGCAATGGGTCTCATAGTACGAAATGGAGCAGGGGATTCTAAATCTCTGCTTCCTCCTCCGGATGATCTTCCTCTCTGCTGA
- the LOC103501202 gene encoding beta-glucosidase 44-like, which translates to MRVALLIAVVLCMLCAATAGAAVQPETVHFDTGGLSRDSFPKGFIFGTATSAYQVEGMADKEGRGPSIWDVFIKKPGIVANNGTGEISVDQYHRYPQDIDIMAKLNFDAYRFSISWSRIFPNGRRKVNWKGVAYYNKLINYLLKRGITPYANLYHYDLPQALEEEYKGLLSDRVVKDFADYAEFCFKTFGDRVKNWMTFNEPRVVAALGYDNGFFAPGRCSKAYGNCRAGNSGTEPYIVAHHLILSHAAAVQRYRQKYQEKQKGRIGILLDFVWYEPLTRSKADNYAAQRARDFHVGWFLHPIVYGEYPRTVQEIVGNRLPKFTKEEVKMVKGSIDFVGINQYTTYYMYDPHQRKAKVPGYQQDWNAGFAYEKHGVPIGPRAHSYWLYNVPWGMYKALMYVKKYYGNPTVILSENGMDDPGNVTLPKGLHDTTRINFYKGYLTQLKKAVDDGANVVGYFAWSLLDNFEWRLGYTSRFGIVYVDYSNLKRYPKMSAYWFKQLLERKKK; encoded by the exons ATGCGAGTTGCTTTGTTAATAGCGGTGGTACTCTGCATGCTGTGTGCGGCCACCGCCGGCGCCGCAGTGCAGCCGGAGACCGTCCATTTCGACACCGGCGGGCTTAGCCGAGACAGCTTTCCGAAGGGATTCATCTTTGGAACGGCGACGTCGGCGTATCAGGTGGAGGGAATGGCGGATAAGGAAGGGCGTGGCCCCAGCATTTGGGATGTTTTCATCAAAAAGCCTG GAATTGTAGCAAACAATGGTACTGGAGAGATCTCGGTGGATCAGTATCATAGATATCCG CAAGACATTGACATCATGGCCAAGCTAAATTTTGATGCATACCGCTTCTCAATTTCATGGTCCAGAATCTTCCCAA ATGGAAGACGGAAAGTGAATTGGAAGGGAGTTGCATACTACAATAAGTTGATTAACTATTTACTTAAAAGAG GCATAACTCCTTATGCTAATTTGTATCACTATGATCTTCCTCAAGCCTTGGAAGAAGAATATAAAGGCCTATTGAGTGACAGAGTAGT GAAGGATTTTGCAGATTATGCAGAATTTTGCTTCAAAACGTTTGGGGATAGAGTTAAGAATTGGATGACGTTTAACGAACCAAGAGTTGTGGCAGCTCTAGGATATGATAATGGTTTTTTTGCTCCTGGGAGGTGTTCTAAAGCATACGGAAATTGCAGGGCTGGAAATTCGGGGACCGAACCTTATATTGTTGcccatcatttgattctttctcATGCAGCTGCTGTTCAAAGATATCGTCAGAAGTATCAA GAAAAACAAAAGGGAAGAATTGGTATTCTTTTGGATTTCGTTTGGTACGAACCTCTTACTCGTTCAAAGGCTGACAACTATGCTGCTCAAAGAGCAAGAGATTTCCACGTTGGATG GTTTCTTCATCCTATTGTATATGGTGAGTATCCCAGAACGGTTCAAGAAATCGTGGGTAATAGGCTGCCTAAGTTCACAAAGGAGGAAGTCAAAATGGTGAAAGGCTCGATAGACTTCGTTGGGATAAACCAATACACGACTTACTACATGTATGATCCACATCAACGAAAAGCTAAAGTGCCtggctaccaacaagactggaATGCAGGATTTGCCT ATGAGAAGCATGGAGTTCCTATTGGCCCAAGG GCTCATTCTTATTGGCTATACAATGTCCCATGGGGAATGTACAAAGCATTAATGTATGTGAAAAAGTACTATGGAAACCCAACTGTCATTCTATCAGAAAATG GCATGGATGACCCAGGTAATGTCACTCTTCCAAAGGGACTACATGATACTACTAGAATCAACTTCTACAAAGGCTATCTGACACAACTCAAGAAGGCAGTTGATGATGGAGCTAACGTTGTTGGATATTTTGCTTGGTCCTTGCTGGACAACTTCGAATGGAGGTTGGGGTACACGTCAAGATTTGGCATTGTCTATGTAGATTATAGTAATCTTAAGAGGTATCCAAAGATGTCTGCATATTGGTTCAAGCAACTACttgaaaggaagaagaaatga
- the LOC103501358 gene encoding mitogen-activated protein kinase 9 isoform X4, with product MGDKQSEFFTEYGEASRYQIQEVIGKGSYGIVGSAVDTQTGERVAIKKINDVFEHVSDAIRILREIKLLRMLHHPNIVEIKHIMLPPSQREFKDIYLVFELMKSDLHHVIKTNNDLSPRQHKFFLYQLLSGLKYIHTANVLHRDLKPKNILANADCRLKICDFGLARVSFSDAPSTIFWTDYVATRWYRAPELCGSFFSRYTPAIDIWSIGCIFAEMLTGRPLFPGKNVVHQLDLITDLFGSPEPEAIAKIRNEKARRYLGNMRKKQPVPFSRKFPNVDPMALCLLERLLAFDPKCRLTAAEALADPYFNGMAKPELEPSIQPISKLEFEFERRKLSKDDVRELIYAEILEYHPQLRQGCLRGGDHPTTFMYPSGVDRFKLQFAHLEEHHGKGERRSPLQRQNISLPRERVSPTEQNNTENNIDSERGKDNCAHLLKSASISASRCVGVIPKEKSEVEETEVKNEAVDGLSKKIAVLQT from the exons ATG GGTGATAAGCAATCAGAATTTTTCACAGAGTATGGAGAAGCAAGCCGATACCAAATTCAAGAAGTTATTGGGAAAGGAAGCTACGGAATTGTTGGTTCTGCCGTTGACACCCAGACTGGTGAAAGAGTTGCCATCAAGAAAATTAATGATGTGTTTGAGCATGTATCTGATGCCATACGCATCCTCAGAGAAATTAAGCTTCTCCGGATGCTTCATCATCCAAATATTGTAGAGATAAAGCATATTATGCTTCCTCCCTCACAACGAGAATTCAAAGATATATATCTTGTTTTTGAGTTGATGAAGTCTGATCTTCACCATGTAATTAAGACAAATAATGATCTTTCTCCCCGGCAGCATAAATTTTTCCTGTACCAGCTTCTTAGTGGCCTAAAATATATTCATACTG CAAATGTCCTTCATCGAGATTTGAAGCCAAAAAACATACTTGCTAATGCGGACTGCAGACTCAAGATATGTGATTTTGGACTTGCTCGTGTATCTTTTAGTGATGCACCATCTACTATTTTCTGGACA GATTATGTTGCAACTCGATGGTATCGTGCTCCTGAACTATGTGGATCATTTTTCTCGAGA TATACCCCTGCTATAGATATATGGAGTATCGGATGCATATTTGCAGAAATGCTGACAGGGAGACCTttgtttcctggaaaaaatgtGGTTCACCAATTAGATCTAATCACCGATCTGTTTGGCTCTCCGGAACCTGAGGCCATAGCAAAG ATTCGTAATGAGAAGGCGAGAAGGTATCTCGGAAACATGCGTAAAAAACAACCAGTTCCATTCTCACGAAAGTTTCCTAATGTTGACCCAATGGCACTTTGTTTACTGGAACGTCTCCTAGCATTTGATCCCAAATGTCGTCTAACAGCTGCAGAG GCCCTTGCTGATCCTTACTTCAACGGCATGGCGAAACCAGAACTTGAACCTTCTATTCAACCAATTTCAAAACTTGAGTTTGAGTTTGAAAGGAGGAAGTTATCCAAAGATGATGTTAGAGAGTTGATTTATGCAGAG ATTTTAGAGTATCATCCCCAGTTGCGTCAGGGTTGTCTACGTGGTGGAGATCATCCAACTACCTTCATGTATCCAAG TGGGGTCGATCGATTTAAGCTTCAGTTTGCACATCTGGAAGAGCACCACGGTAAAGGTGAAAGAAGAAGTCCACTTCAAAGGCAGAACATTTCTTTACCTCG GGAGCGGGTTAGTCCCACCGAGCAGAACAACACTGAGAATAACATCGATTCCGAAAG AGGGAAAGATAATTGTGCTCATCTCTTGAAAAGTGCAAGTATCAGTGCATCGAGATGTGTTGGAGTAATACCAAAGGAGAAGTCTGAG GTGGAAGAAACTGAAGTGAAAAATGAAGCAGTGGATGGCTTGTCTAAAAAGATTGCTGTCCTTCAAACTTAA
- the LOC103501358 gene encoding mitogen-activated protein kinase 9 isoform X3, protein MDRLNKGDKQSEFFTEYGEASRYQIQEVIGKGSYGIVGSAVDTQTGERVAIKKINDVFEHVSDAIRILREIKLLRMLHHPNIVEIKHIMLPPSQREFKDIYLVFELMKSDLHHVIKTNNDLSPRQHKFFLYQLLSGLKYIHTANVLHRDLKPKNILANADCRLKICDFGLARVSFSDAPSTIFWTDYVATRWYRAPELCGSFFSRYTPAIDIWSIGCIFAEMLTGRPLFPGKNVVHQLDLITDLFGSPEPEAIAKIRNEKARRYLGNMRKKQPVPFSRKFPNVDPMALCLLERLLAFDPKCRLTAAEALADPYFNGMAKPELEPSIQPISKLEFEFERRKLSKDDVRELIYAEILEYHPQLRQGCLRGGDHPTTFMYPSGVDRFKLQFAHLEEHHGKGERRSPLQRQNISLPRERVSPTEQNNTENNIDSERGKDNCAHLLKSASISASRCVGVIPKEKSEVEETEVKNEAVDGLSKKIAVLQT, encoded by the exons ATGGATCGCCTCAATAAG GGTGATAAGCAATCAGAATTTTTCACAGAGTATGGAGAAGCAAGCCGATACCAAATTCAAGAAGTTATTGGGAAAGGAAGCTACGGAATTGTTGGTTCTGCCGTTGACACCCAGACTGGTGAAAGAGTTGCCATCAAGAAAATTAATGATGTGTTTGAGCATGTATCTGATGCCATACGCATCCTCAGAGAAATTAAGCTTCTCCGGATGCTTCATCATCCAAATATTGTAGAGATAAAGCATATTATGCTTCCTCCCTCACAACGAGAATTCAAAGATATATATCTTGTTTTTGAGTTGATGAAGTCTGATCTTCACCATGTAATTAAGACAAATAATGATCTTTCTCCCCGGCAGCATAAATTTTTCCTGTACCAGCTTCTTAGTGGCCTAAAATATATTCATACTG CAAATGTCCTTCATCGAGATTTGAAGCCAAAAAACATACTTGCTAATGCGGACTGCAGACTCAAGATATGTGATTTTGGACTTGCTCGTGTATCTTTTAGTGATGCACCATCTACTATTTTCTGGACA GATTATGTTGCAACTCGATGGTATCGTGCTCCTGAACTATGTGGATCATTTTTCTCGAGA TATACCCCTGCTATAGATATATGGAGTATCGGATGCATATTTGCAGAAATGCTGACAGGGAGACCTttgtttcctggaaaaaatgtGGTTCACCAATTAGATCTAATCACCGATCTGTTTGGCTCTCCGGAACCTGAGGCCATAGCAAAG ATTCGTAATGAGAAGGCGAGAAGGTATCTCGGAAACATGCGTAAAAAACAACCAGTTCCATTCTCACGAAAGTTTCCTAATGTTGACCCAATGGCACTTTGTTTACTGGAACGTCTCCTAGCATTTGATCCCAAATGTCGTCTAACAGCTGCAGAG GCCCTTGCTGATCCTTACTTCAACGGCATGGCGAAACCAGAACTTGAACCTTCTATTCAACCAATTTCAAAACTTGAGTTTGAGTTTGAAAGGAGGAAGTTATCCAAAGATGATGTTAGAGAGTTGATTTATGCAGAG ATTTTAGAGTATCATCCCCAGTTGCGTCAGGGTTGTCTACGTGGTGGAGATCATCCAACTACCTTCATGTATCCAAG TGGGGTCGATCGATTTAAGCTTCAGTTTGCACATCTGGAAGAGCACCACGGTAAAGGTGAAAGAAGAAGTCCACTTCAAAGGCAGAACATTTCTTTACCTCG GGAGCGGGTTAGTCCCACCGAGCAGAACAACACTGAGAATAACATCGATTCCGAAAG AGGGAAAGATAATTGTGCTCATCTCTTGAAAAGTGCAAGTATCAGTGCATCGAGATGTGTTGGAGTAATACCAAAGGAGAAGTCTGAG GTGGAAGAAACTGAAGTGAAAAATGAAGCAGTGGATGGCTTGTCTAAAAAGATTGCTGTCCTTCAAACTTAA
- the LOC103501358 gene encoding mitogen-activated protein kinase 9 isoform X1, producing the protein MDRLNKVLGSFFPIFPASPKIDGDKQSEFFTEYGEASRYQIQEVIGKGSYGIVGSAVDTQTGERVAIKKINDVFEHVSDAIRILREIKLLRMLHHPNIVEIKHIMLPPSQREFKDIYLVFELMKSDLHHVIKTNNDLSPRQHKFFLYQLLSGLKYIHTANVLHRDLKPKNILANADCRLKICDFGLARVSFSDAPSTIFWTDYVATRWYRAPELCGSFFSRYTPAIDIWSIGCIFAEMLTGRPLFPGKNVVHQLDLITDLFGSPEPEAIAKIRNEKARRYLGNMRKKQPVPFSRKFPNVDPMALCLLERLLAFDPKCRLTAAEALADPYFNGMAKPELEPSIQPISKLEFEFERRKLSKDDVRELIYAEILEYHPQLRQGCLRGGDHPTTFMYPSGVDRFKLQFAHLEEHHGKGERRSPLQRQNISLPRERVSPTEQNNTENNIDSERGKDNCAHLLKSASISASRCVGVIPKEKSEVEETEVKNEAVDGLSKKIAVLQT; encoded by the exons ATGGATCGCCTCAATAAGGTTCTCGGTAGCTTCTTCCCCATCTTTCCTGCATCACCTAAGATTGAT GGTGATAAGCAATCAGAATTTTTCACAGAGTATGGAGAAGCAAGCCGATACCAAATTCAAGAAGTTATTGGGAAAGGAAGCTACGGAATTGTTGGTTCTGCCGTTGACACCCAGACTGGTGAAAGAGTTGCCATCAAGAAAATTAATGATGTGTTTGAGCATGTATCTGATGCCATACGCATCCTCAGAGAAATTAAGCTTCTCCGGATGCTTCATCATCCAAATATTGTAGAGATAAAGCATATTATGCTTCCTCCCTCACAACGAGAATTCAAAGATATATATCTTGTTTTTGAGTTGATGAAGTCTGATCTTCACCATGTAATTAAGACAAATAATGATCTTTCTCCCCGGCAGCATAAATTTTTCCTGTACCAGCTTCTTAGTGGCCTAAAATATATTCATACTG CAAATGTCCTTCATCGAGATTTGAAGCCAAAAAACATACTTGCTAATGCGGACTGCAGACTCAAGATATGTGATTTTGGACTTGCTCGTGTATCTTTTAGTGATGCACCATCTACTATTTTCTGGACA GATTATGTTGCAACTCGATGGTATCGTGCTCCTGAACTATGTGGATCATTTTTCTCGAGA TATACCCCTGCTATAGATATATGGAGTATCGGATGCATATTTGCAGAAATGCTGACAGGGAGACCTttgtttcctggaaaaaatgtGGTTCACCAATTAGATCTAATCACCGATCTGTTTGGCTCTCCGGAACCTGAGGCCATAGCAAAG ATTCGTAATGAGAAGGCGAGAAGGTATCTCGGAAACATGCGTAAAAAACAACCAGTTCCATTCTCACGAAAGTTTCCTAATGTTGACCCAATGGCACTTTGTTTACTGGAACGTCTCCTAGCATTTGATCCCAAATGTCGTCTAACAGCTGCAGAG GCCCTTGCTGATCCTTACTTCAACGGCATGGCGAAACCAGAACTTGAACCTTCTATTCAACCAATTTCAAAACTTGAGTTTGAGTTTGAAAGGAGGAAGTTATCCAAAGATGATGTTAGAGAGTTGATTTATGCAGAG ATTTTAGAGTATCATCCCCAGTTGCGTCAGGGTTGTCTACGTGGTGGAGATCATCCAACTACCTTCATGTATCCAAG TGGGGTCGATCGATTTAAGCTTCAGTTTGCACATCTGGAAGAGCACCACGGTAAAGGTGAAAGAAGAAGTCCACTTCAAAGGCAGAACATTTCTTTACCTCG GGAGCGGGTTAGTCCCACCGAGCAGAACAACACTGAGAATAACATCGATTCCGAAAG AGGGAAAGATAATTGTGCTCATCTCTTGAAAAGTGCAAGTATCAGTGCATCGAGATGTGTTGGAGTAATACCAAAGGAGAAGTCTGAG GTGGAAGAAACTGAAGTGAAAAATGAAGCAGTGGATGGCTTGTCTAAAAAGATTGCTGTCCTTCAAACTTAA
- the LOC103501358 gene encoding mitogen-activated protein kinase 9 isoform X2: MVRQFLVGDKQSEFFTEYGEASRYQIQEVIGKGSYGIVGSAVDTQTGERVAIKKINDVFEHVSDAIRILREIKLLRMLHHPNIVEIKHIMLPPSQREFKDIYLVFELMKSDLHHVIKTNNDLSPRQHKFFLYQLLSGLKYIHTANVLHRDLKPKNILANADCRLKICDFGLARVSFSDAPSTIFWTDYVATRWYRAPELCGSFFSRYTPAIDIWSIGCIFAEMLTGRPLFPGKNVVHQLDLITDLFGSPEPEAIAKIRNEKARRYLGNMRKKQPVPFSRKFPNVDPMALCLLERLLAFDPKCRLTAAEALADPYFNGMAKPELEPSIQPISKLEFEFERRKLSKDDVRELIYAEILEYHPQLRQGCLRGGDHPTTFMYPSGVDRFKLQFAHLEEHHGKGERRSPLQRQNISLPRERVSPTEQNNTENNIDSERGKDNCAHLLKSASISASRCVGVIPKEKSEVEETEVKNEAVDGLSKKIAVLQT; encoded by the exons ATGGTGAGACAATTTCTTGTG GGTGATAAGCAATCAGAATTTTTCACAGAGTATGGAGAAGCAAGCCGATACCAAATTCAAGAAGTTATTGGGAAAGGAAGCTACGGAATTGTTGGTTCTGCCGTTGACACCCAGACTGGTGAAAGAGTTGCCATCAAGAAAATTAATGATGTGTTTGAGCATGTATCTGATGCCATACGCATCCTCAGAGAAATTAAGCTTCTCCGGATGCTTCATCATCCAAATATTGTAGAGATAAAGCATATTATGCTTCCTCCCTCACAACGAGAATTCAAAGATATATATCTTGTTTTTGAGTTGATGAAGTCTGATCTTCACCATGTAATTAAGACAAATAATGATCTTTCTCCCCGGCAGCATAAATTTTTCCTGTACCAGCTTCTTAGTGGCCTAAAATATATTCATACTG CAAATGTCCTTCATCGAGATTTGAAGCCAAAAAACATACTTGCTAATGCGGACTGCAGACTCAAGATATGTGATTTTGGACTTGCTCGTGTATCTTTTAGTGATGCACCATCTACTATTTTCTGGACA GATTATGTTGCAACTCGATGGTATCGTGCTCCTGAACTATGTGGATCATTTTTCTCGAGA TATACCCCTGCTATAGATATATGGAGTATCGGATGCATATTTGCAGAAATGCTGACAGGGAGACCTttgtttcctggaaaaaatgtGGTTCACCAATTAGATCTAATCACCGATCTGTTTGGCTCTCCGGAACCTGAGGCCATAGCAAAG ATTCGTAATGAGAAGGCGAGAAGGTATCTCGGAAACATGCGTAAAAAACAACCAGTTCCATTCTCACGAAAGTTTCCTAATGTTGACCCAATGGCACTTTGTTTACTGGAACGTCTCCTAGCATTTGATCCCAAATGTCGTCTAACAGCTGCAGAG GCCCTTGCTGATCCTTACTTCAACGGCATGGCGAAACCAGAACTTGAACCTTCTATTCAACCAATTTCAAAACTTGAGTTTGAGTTTGAAAGGAGGAAGTTATCCAAAGATGATGTTAGAGAGTTGATTTATGCAGAG ATTTTAGAGTATCATCCCCAGTTGCGTCAGGGTTGTCTACGTGGTGGAGATCATCCAACTACCTTCATGTATCCAAG TGGGGTCGATCGATTTAAGCTTCAGTTTGCACATCTGGAAGAGCACCACGGTAAAGGTGAAAGAAGAAGTCCACTTCAAAGGCAGAACATTTCTTTACCTCG GGAGCGGGTTAGTCCCACCGAGCAGAACAACACTGAGAATAACATCGATTCCGAAAG AGGGAAAGATAATTGTGCTCATCTCTTGAAAAGTGCAAGTATCAGTGCATCGAGATGTGTTGGAGTAATACCAAAGGAGAAGTCTGAG GTGGAAGAAACTGAAGTGAAAAATGAAGCAGTGGATGGCTTGTCTAAAAAGATTGCTGTCCTTCAAACTTAA